From the Lolium rigidum isolate FL_2022 chromosome 2, APGP_CSIRO_Lrig_0.1, whole genome shotgun sequence genome, one window contains:
- the LOC124688262 gene encoding protein TIFY 6a-like, whose amino-acid sequence MEMDFLGPRSSPWQVMPPVPRRNDGAEPWRFAAPPPMLHAPVPDVPHRYPTAPASEVHHVGARVPPSPYPQAFPFGIPASYLQGSQVGVVHNAAPTRDQRCPAPQLTIFYAGSVHVFDNVTKDKAEQIMFMASKAAQAGSSPPFRLPLRQSESAPAPVPDERQMAPLARACSDPVHLNLDTVHISPAADVPLARSASLARFLERRKQKQRAAHAATPYSRREISPGSMDTFLMLSPGNTAVSGNPELSWFFGDEKGSRNEEALDTELKM is encoded by the exons ATGGAGATGGACTTCCTCGGCCCCCGCTCGTCGCCGTGGCAAGTGATGCCGCCCGTGCCGCGACGCAACGACGGCGCCGAGCCCTGGCGCttcgctgcgccgccgccgatgcTTCATGCGCCGGTACCGGACGTGCCTCACCGCTACCCGACGGCGCCGGCCTCCGAG GTTCATCACGTCGGCGCGCGCGTGCCGCCGTCGCCGTATCCCCAGGCCTTCCCGTTCGGCATTCCGGCCTCGTATCTGCAGGGCTCCCAGGTAGGGGTAGTCCACAATGCTGCGCCCACGCGCGATCAGAG GTGCCCCGCCCCGCAGCTGACGATATTCTACGCCGGCTCCGTGCACGTGTTCGACAATGTCACCAAGGACAAG GCTGAGCAGATCATGTTCATGGCTTCCAAGGCGGCTCAAGCAGGCAGCAGCCCTCCATTCCGTCTGCCGCTGCGGCAATCTGAATCAGCCCCAGCCCCAGTCCCAGACGAAAGGCAGATGGCGCCATTGGCGAGAGCTTGCAGTGATCCGGTGCATCTCAACCTGGACACCGTGCA TATTTCTCCCGCTGCAGATGTTCCGCTGGCCAGGAGCGCGTCCCTCGCTCGCTTCCTCGAGAGGCGCAAGCAGAAGCAAAG GGCAGCACATGCGGCAACACCTTACTCTCGCAGGGAGATATCTCCTGGCAGCATGGACACGTTCCTCATGCTTTCTCCGGGGAACACAGCGGTGTCTGGCAACCCCGAACTGTCATGGTTCTTTGGAGACGAAAAGGGAAGCCGCAACGAGGAGGCTCTGGACACCGAGCTGAAGATGTAG
- the LOC124688261 gene encoding ADP-ribosylation factor-like protein 8c, translating into MGLLDSLLNWLRSLFFKQEMELSLVGLQNAGKTSLVNSIATGGYSEDMIPTVGFNMRKVTKGNVTIKLWDLGGQRRFRTMWERYCRGVTAILYVVDAADRDSVPIAKSELHDLLTKQSLAGIPLLILGNKIDKSEALSKQALVDQLGLESITDREVCCYMISCKDSVNIDVVMDWLIKHSTTAKN; encoded by the exons ATGGGTCTCCTCGACTCGCTCCTCAACTGGCTCCGAAG cTTGTTCTTTAAGCAGGAGATGGAGCTCTCCCTAGTTGGCCTGCAGAATGCTGGAAAGACATCTTTGGTCAATTCGATTGCT ACTGGTGGCTACAGCGAGGACATGATTCCAACT GTTGGCTTCAATATGAGGAAAGTTACAAAGGGAAATGTCACAATTAAACTTTGGGATCTTGGAGGGCAACGGAGATTCCGAACCATGTGGGAGCGCTACTGTCGTGGAGTTACTGCCATTCT ATACGTTGTCGATGCGGCTGACCGAGATAGCGTTCCGATAGCTAAAAGTGAATTGCATGACCTGCTGACAAAACAATCTTTAGCTGGGATTCCTTTACTTATCCTTGGCAACAAAATCGACAAGTCAGAGGCACTTTCTAAGCAGGCATTAGTTGATCAGCT AGGTCTGGAATCTATAACGGACCGTGAAGTTTGCTGCTACATGATCTCCTGCAAGGACTCGGTGAACATAGACGTTGTCATGGATTGGCTTATCAAGCATTCCACAACAGCAAAAAATTAG